The Pantoea vagans genome includes a window with the following:
- the ybaL gene encoding YbaL family putative K(+) efflux transporter, whose amino-acid sequence MHHTTPLITTIVGGLVLAFLLGMLANRLRISPLVGYLLAGVLAGPFTPGFVADTNLAPELAELGVILLMFGVGLHFSLKDLMSVKSIAIPGAVAQIAVATLLGMGLSWAMGWSWMTGLVFGLCLSTASTVVLLRALEERQLIDSQRGQIAIGWLIVEDLVMVLTLVLLPAIAGMLEEGNASPTLLLWDLMLTIGKVVAFMVLMMVVGRRVVPWILAKSAATGSRELFTLSVLALALGIAFGAVEFFDVSFALGAFFAGMVLNESELSHRAAHDTLPLRDAFAVLFFVSVGMLFDPMILIEQPLAVLGALAIIVLGKSIAAWLLVTLLGHSRRTAMTISVSLAQIGEFAFILAGLGISLGMLSDEGRNLVLAAAILSIMLNPILFTLLERYLEKTETIEEQTLEEAIEDEKQIPVDICNHAVIVGYGRVGSLLGQKLLEADVPLVVVENSRPRVEALREQGIKAVLGNAARVDTMELARLDCARWLLLTIPNGYEAGEIVTAAREKRPDIEIIARAHYDDEVNYIIERGANRVVMGEREIANSMLNVLQEEIAEQPIVRECPI is encoded by the coding sequence ATGCATCACACCACACCGTTGATCACCACCATTGTCGGGGGCCTGGTCCTCGCCTTTCTCCTTGGTATGCTGGCGAATCGTCTGCGTATTTCTCCGCTGGTGGGCTATTTACTGGCTGGCGTGCTCGCCGGTCCTTTCACGCCAGGTTTTGTCGCCGATACCAATCTTGCCCCCGAGTTAGCCGAACTGGGCGTCATTCTGCTGATGTTTGGCGTCGGTCTGCACTTTTCCCTGAAAGATTTAATGTCGGTAAAGTCGATCGCCATTCCCGGTGCTGTCGCGCAGATTGCGGTCGCCACGCTGCTGGGGATGGGGCTTTCCTGGGCCATGGGCTGGTCCTGGATGACCGGCTTAGTGTTTGGTCTGTGCCTCTCGACCGCCAGTACCGTGGTGTTACTGCGTGCGTTGGAAGAGCGCCAACTGATTGACAGCCAGCGCGGACAAATCGCCATCGGCTGGCTGATTGTCGAAGATTTAGTGATGGTGCTGACGCTGGTGCTGCTGCCCGCGATTGCCGGCATGCTGGAGGAAGGGAACGCCAGCCCGACGCTGCTACTGTGGGATTTGATGCTGACCATCGGCAAAGTCGTCGCCTTTATGGTGCTGATGATGGTAGTTGGCCGCCGCGTGGTGCCATGGATTCTGGCCAAAAGTGCCGCAACCGGCTCGCGTGAACTCTTTACCTTGTCGGTGCTGGCACTGGCATTGGGCATCGCCTTTGGCGCAGTGGAATTCTTCGATGTCTCCTTTGCGCTCGGCGCCTTCTTTGCCGGTATGGTGCTGAATGAATCTGAACTCAGCCATCGCGCCGCCCACGACACACTCCCGTTGCGCGATGCGTTCGCGGTGCTGTTCTTTGTCTCCGTCGGCATGCTGTTTGACCCGATGATATTGATCGAACAGCCACTCGCCGTGCTGGGTGCGCTGGCAATCATCGTGCTGGGTAAATCCATCGCCGCCTGGCTGCTGGTCACCCTGCTCGGCCACTCACGCCGCACTGCTATGACCATTTCCGTAAGCCTGGCGCAGATTGGTGAGTTCGCCTTTATCCTGGCAGGTCTGGGGATTTCGCTCGGCATGCTGAGTGATGAGGGCCGCAATCTGGTACTGGCTGCCGCGATTCTCTCCATTATGCTGAACCCGATTCTGTTCACCCTGCTGGAACGTTATCTCGAGAAGACTGAAACCATCGAAGAGCAGACGCTGGAAGAGGCCATTGAAGATGAGAAACAGATTCCAGTGGATATCTGCAACCATGCGGTGATCGTTGGTTACGGACGCGTGGGAAGCTTGCTGGGGCAGAAATTACTGGAAGCGGATGTGCCGTTGGTGGTGGTGGAAAACTCTCGACCACGCGTCGAAGCGCTGCGCGAGCAAGGTATCAAAGCGGTGCTGGGCAATGCGGCACGTGTTGATACCATGGAATTAGCCCGACTCGATTGCGCCCGCTGGCTGCTGCTGACCATCCCGAATGGCTATGAAGCGGGTGAGATCGTTACCGCCGCCCGCGAGAAACGCCCGGATATCGAGATCATTGCGCGCGCGCATTATGACGATGAAGTGAATTACATCATTGAACGCGGTGCCAATCGCGTGGTGATGGGCGAACGTGAGATTGCCAACAGTATGTTGAACGTGTTGCAGGAAGAGATTGCCGAGCAACCGATTGTGCGTGAGTGCCCGATTTAA
- a CDS encoding inosine/guanosine kinase: MKFPGKRKSKHYFPVNARDPLLQATPQEQEEGSWVAGIDQTLVDIEAKVDDAFLQRYGLSAGHSLVIDDATAEALYDELMREGLISHQFAGGTIGNTLHNYSVLADDRSVLLGVMCNNIQIGGYAYRYLCNTSSRMDLNYLQGVDGAIGRCFTLIGEQGERTFAISPGLMNQLKADSIPEAMIAGASALVLTSYLVRCQPGEPMPDATLRAIEYAKKYNVPVVLTLGTKYVIQDNPEFWRDFLRDHISIVAMNEEEAFALTGEQDPLLASNMALDWVDLVLCTAGPTGLYMAGFTEEAFKRKTNHPLLPGAIAEFNQYEFSRAMRHQDCQQPLRIFSHIAPYMGGPEKIMNTNGAGDGALAALLHDITANNFHRQKVPNSSKHAREYLTYSSLAQVCKYANRVSYQVLNQHSPRLTRGLPEREDSLEESYWDR, encoded by the coding sequence ATGAAATTTCCCGGCAAACGCAAATCCAAACACTATTTCCCCGTCAACGCGCGCGACCCGCTGCTGCAAGCCACGCCTCAAGAGCAGGAAGAGGGCAGTTGGGTGGCCGGTATCGACCAAACGCTGGTGGATATTGAGGCTAAAGTCGATGACGCTTTCTTACAGCGCTATGGCTTGAGCGCCGGTCATTCACTGGTGATTGACGATGCCACCGCCGAAGCCTTGTATGACGAACTGATGCGTGAAGGGCTGATCAGCCATCAATTTGCCGGTGGCACCATCGGCAATACGCTACACAACTACTCTGTTCTCGCGGACGATCGTTCGGTGCTGCTTGGCGTGATGTGTAATAACATCCAGATTGGTGGCTACGCCTATCGCTATCTGTGCAATACCTCCAGCCGTATGGATCTCAATTATTTGCAAGGCGTCGATGGCGCGATTGGCCGCTGCTTTACGCTGATTGGCGAGCAGGGCGAACGCACCTTTGCCATTAGCCCCGGCTTGATGAACCAACTCAAGGCTGACAGCATTCCAGAAGCGATGATTGCCGGTGCTTCAGCACTGGTACTGACCTCATATCTGGTGCGTTGCCAACCCGGCGAACCGATGCCTGACGCGACGCTGCGCGCCATTGAATACGCGAAAAAGTATAACGTGCCGGTGGTGTTGACGCTGGGCACCAAATACGTGATTCAGGATAACCCTGAGTTCTGGCGTGATTTCCTGCGTGACCACATTTCGATTGTGGCGATGAACGAAGAAGAGGCCTTTGCCTTAACCGGTGAACAGGATCCGCTGCTGGCATCGAACATGGCGCTGGATTGGGTGGATCTGGTGCTGTGTACCGCCGGACCAACCGGCTTGTATATGGCGGGTTTCACCGAGGAAGCATTCAAGCGTAAAACCAACCATCCGCTGCTGCCGGGAGCGATTGCCGAGTTCAACCAGTATGAATTCAGCCGTGCGATGCGACACCAGGATTGCCAGCAGCCATTGCGTATTTTCTCGCATATAGCGCCTTACATGGGCGGACCCGAGAAGATCATGAACACCAACGGTGCGGGTGATGGTGCGTTAGCGGCGCTGCTGCACGATATCACCGCCAACAATTTCCATCGCCAGAAAGTCCCGAACTCCAGCAAGCATGCGCGCGAATATCTCACTTATTCGTCGCTGGCGCAGGTATGTAAGTATGCGAACCGGGTGAGTTATCAGGTGCTTAATCAGCACTCTCCACGCCTGACGCGCGGCCTGCCGGAAAGGGAAGACAGTTTAGAAGAGTCGTATTGGGATCGATAA
- the hemH gene encoding ferrochelatase translates to MRQEKPGVLLVNLGTPDAPTTPAVKRYLKQFLGDPRVVDTPRWLWWPILNFAILPFRSPRVSKLYASVWMEEGSPLMVFSKRQRDALAQRLDMPVELGMSYGQPSLDGAVQRLLAQGVTQLIVLPLYPQFSCSTVAAVWDGLAASFKPLRSLPSVAFIRDYAEHPAYIAALKASVERSFALHGEPDLLVLSYHGIPQRFADEGDDYPLRCKDTTDALAAALGIAPHKIMMTFQSRFGREPWLTPYTDETMQGLPAKGIKHVQVMSPGFAADCLETLEEISEQNCEFFLHAGGEKFEYIPALNADDEHIEMMVQLVNARR, encoded by the coding sequence ATGAGGCAAGAAAAGCCCGGGGTTTTGCTGGTTAATTTAGGCACACCAGATGCACCCACTACACCAGCTGTTAAGCGCTACCTGAAACAATTCCTTGGCGACCCGCGCGTGGTGGATACGCCACGTTGGTTGTGGTGGCCGATCCTGAATTTTGCCATCCTGCCGTTCCGATCGCCGCGCGTCTCCAAACTCTACGCGTCCGTCTGGATGGAAGAGGGCTCGCCGCTGATGGTGTTCAGTAAACGTCAGCGAGATGCGCTCGCGCAGCGGCTGGATATGCCGGTTGAGTTGGGGATGAGCTACGGCCAACCGAGTCTTGACGGTGCGGTGCAGCGTTTGCTGGCGCAGGGCGTCACACAACTGATTGTGCTGCCGCTCTATCCGCAGTTCTCCTGCTCCACGGTCGCTGCAGTGTGGGATGGCCTGGCCGCCAGCTTCAAACCGCTGCGTTCGTTGCCAAGCGTTGCCTTTATCCGCGATTATGCAGAGCATCCTGCCTACATCGCGGCACTGAAAGCCTCGGTAGAGCGCTCCTTTGCGCTGCACGGCGAACCGGATCTGTTGGTGCTCTCTTATCATGGCATTCCGCAGCGCTTTGCGGACGAAGGCGATGATTATCCGCTGCGTTGTAAAGACACCACGGATGCGCTGGCCGCCGCGTTGGGCATTGCGCCGCATAAAATCATGATGACGTTCCAGTCACGCTTTGGCCGTGAGCCGTGGTTAACGCCGTACACCGACGAAACCATGCAAGGTTTGCCAGCCAAAGGCATCAAGCATGTGCAGGTAATGAGTCCAGGGTTTGCCGCAGACTGTCTGGAAACACTGGAAGAGATCAGCGAGCAGAACTGTGAGTTCTTCCTGCATGCGGGCGGCGAGAAGTTTGAATATATTCCTGCGCTCAACGCCGATGACGAGCACATCGAGATGATGGTACAACTGGTTAACGCACGCCGATAA
- the adk gene encoding adenylate kinase, which translates to MRIILLGAPGAGKGTQAQFIMEKYGIPQISTGDMLRAAVKAGTELGQQAKAIMDAGKLVTDELVIALVKERIAQEDCKNGFLLDGFPRTIPQADAMKEAGINVDFVLEFAVPDELIVDRIVGRRVHTPSGRVYHVTYNPPKVEGKDDVTGEELTTRKDDQEETVRKRLVEYHQLTAPLIAYYSKEAADGNTQYHKIDGTRKVAEVSTQLAGILG; encoded by the coding sequence ATGCGTATTATTCTGCTCGGGGCACCGGGCGCAGGTAAAGGCACTCAGGCTCAATTCATCATGGAGAAATACGGTATTCCGCAAATCTCCACCGGTGACATGTTGCGTGCGGCAGTAAAAGCAGGCACCGAACTGGGCCAACAGGCGAAAGCCATCATGGATGCCGGTAAACTGGTGACTGACGAGCTGGTGATTGCGCTGGTTAAAGAGCGTATCGCGCAGGAAGACTGCAAAAACGGTTTCCTGCTCGATGGCTTCCCACGCACTATCCCGCAGGCTGACGCCATGAAAGAAGCAGGCATCAACGTGGATTTCGTGCTGGAGTTTGCTGTACCGGACGAACTGATTGTGGATCGTATTGTGGGACGTCGCGTACATACGCCGTCTGGCCGCGTTTATCACGTCACTTACAACCCACCCAAAGTGGAAGGTAAAGACGATGTGACCGGCGAAGAGCTGACCACGCGTAAAGACGACCAGGAAGAAACCGTGCGTAAGCGTCTGGTGGAATACCATCAGCTGACTGCACCGCTGATTGCTTACTACAGCAAAGAAGCAGCAGACGGTAACACCCAGTATCACAAGATCGATGGCACCCGTAAGGTTGCTGAAGTGAGCACGCAACTGGCCGGTATTCTCGGTTAA
- a CDS encoding DUF6024 family protein — translation MDHQHATARAAAARDRLRGLLSRHYRLENYDLFFAPSLHIARVLLSQLFLRQEQARNQTRYASHYPVSELSVLPSLPMMAGNIAFIEHVDMQQGRVRTLAECQSQGVTDASESFATLLHKRLVSDARLFVTRLDRHAALSSDLVLIALKTNDFSTLVRSELRLFEQGLAFGEALDQALILMENSDWRPFNIASVDNITLDAPVELQSIQQHGLPFALFPLPAGLKLAELPQDMQLLPTQQRLRLHASVRGSVNKNQNMTPTLKKRLKEVLSLSRNS, via the coding sequence ATGGATCACCAACATGCTACTGCCAGGGCGGCGGCAGCGCGCGATCGACTTCGCGGCTTGCTATCCCGTCATTACCGGCTGGAAAATTACGACCTCTTTTTTGCACCCTCTCTGCATATTGCACGGGTGCTGCTCTCACAGCTATTCCTGCGTCAGGAACAGGCACGCAACCAAACACGCTATGCCTCGCACTATCCCGTTAGCGAACTCAGCGTACTGCCTTCATTACCCATGATGGCCGGCAATATCGCCTTTATTGAGCACGTAGATATGCAACAGGGCCGCGTGCGAACACTGGCTGAGTGCCAAAGCCAGGGCGTGACGGATGCATCCGAATCCTTTGCTACCTTGCTACACAAACGTTTAGTGAGCGATGCGCGTTTGTTTGTGACGCGTCTTGACCGCCACGCGGCATTGAGCAGTGACCTGGTGCTTATCGCCCTGAAAACCAACGATTTCAGTACGCTGGTACGCAGTGAGCTGCGCTTGTTCGAGCAGGGACTGGCGTTTGGTGAGGCGTTGGATCAGGCGCTGATATTAATGGAAAATAGCGACTGGCGGCCGTTTAACATCGCAAGCGTGGATAACATCACACTTGATGCCCCCGTTGAGCTGCAATCGATTCAGCAACACGGGCTGCCGTTCGCGCTGTTCCCGCTACCTGCAGGCCTGAAGCTGGCCGAATTACCGCAGGATATGCAGCTGTTGCCGACTCAGCAGCGTCTGCGGTTGCATGCCAGCGTACGCGGCAGCGTCAATAAGAACCAAAATATGACGCCGACACTGAAAAAACGCCTTAAAGAAGTGTTAAGCCTTAGCCGCAATTCCTAA
- a CDS encoding LysR substrate-binding domain-containing protein, with product MTALPSLRALHYFHQAALHSSFSVAAERLHVTHSAISHQIRQLESWMGKPLFVRTNGRVKLTSHGERLLVSCQKAFSELSTTCESIRTGMRHHLSVSCAPSFLAQWLIPRISSFYQRYPDIEVQFQPLGEIDHLRSEHTDLLILSYEQTPDEDIDATLISDDYIGPLCAPQFAARFQSEQDLASLPLLHADTRLHAWAEWAKTSGARGNFWVGKHFDNLTLGIQAARNGLGVIMAPRLLVRQELSDGTLIAPLGFVRADRATWMMTKLSRQHDAEITLFRDWLRDQALH from the coding sequence ATGACCGCGCTTCCGTCGTTACGTGCACTGCACTATTTTCACCAGGCAGCCCTGCACAGCAGTTTCAGCGTTGCGGCCGAGCGTCTGCATGTGACTCATAGCGCCATCAGTCATCAGATTCGACAGCTGGAAAGCTGGATGGGTAAGCCTCTGTTTGTGCGCACCAATGGACGTGTCAAATTAACCTCACACGGCGAACGTTTGCTGGTGAGTTGTCAGAAAGCCTTTAGTGAACTCTCGACGACCTGCGAAAGTATTCGCACCGGCATGCGCCATCACCTCAGCGTCTCTTGCGCACCGAGTTTCCTCGCGCAATGGCTGATCCCACGTATTAGCAGTTTTTATCAACGCTATCCGGATATCGAAGTCCAGTTTCAGCCGCTGGGCGAAATCGACCATCTGCGCAGCGAGCATACCGATTTGCTGATTCTCAGCTATGAGCAAACGCCGGATGAGGATATCGATGCCACGCTGATCAGCGATGATTACATTGGTCCGCTCTGTGCGCCTCAGTTCGCAGCACGTTTTCAAAGCGAGCAGGATTTGGCTTCGCTGCCGTTGCTGCATGCCGATACGCGCCTGCACGCCTGGGCGGAATGGGCGAAAACCAGCGGTGCTCGCGGCAATTTTTGGGTTGGTAAGCATTTCGATAATCTGACGTTAGGGATTCAGGCGGCGAGAAATGGCTTGGGTGTGATCATGGCACCGCGTTTGCTGGTAAGGCAGGAGTTGAGTGACGGGACGCTGATTGCGCCTTTAGGCTTTGTGCGCGCGGATCGTGCCACCTGGATGATGACCAAGCTGTCGCGGCAGCATGATGCCGAGATCACCTTGTTCCGGGATTGGTTGCGGGACCAGGCACTGCATTAA
- the htpG gene encoding molecular chaperone HtpG yields MTMKGQETRGFQSEVKQLLHLMIHSLYSNKEIFLRELISNASDAADKLRFRALSTPDLYEGDGDLRVRISVDKDNRTLTLSDNGIGMRRDEVIENLGTIAKSGTKAFLESMGSDQAKDSQLIGQFGVGFYSAFIVADKVTVRTRAAGAKADEAVFWESAGEGEYTLAEIEKADRGTEITLHFRAGEDDFLDAWRVRNVISKYSDHIALPVEIETKDEENDTTTWEKINKAQALWTRNKSEISDEEYNEFYKHIAHDFSDPAIWSHNRVEGKQEYTSLLYIPQRAPFDMFNRDSKHGLKLYVQRVFIMDDAEQFMPNYLRFVRGLIDSNDLPLNVSREILQDSRVTQSLRAALTKRSLQMLEKLAKDDAEKYQQFWKEFGLVLKEGPAEDNTNQQAIAKLLRFATTQSEGAEQTISLEDYLSRMVEGQEKIYYITADSYAAAKSSPHLELFRKKGIEVLLLSDRIDEWMMSYLTEFDGKSFQSVSKADESLSKLADEETEEQKEAEKALEPFVERVKTLLGERVKEVRLTHRLTDTPAIVTTDANEMTTQMAKLFAAAGQEVPDVKYIFEINPEHTLVKRVADTHDEAHFAEWVELLLDQALLAERGTLDDPNQFIRRMNQLLTA; encoded by the coding sequence ATGACCATGAAAGGACAAGAGACGCGTGGCTTCCAGTCAGAGGTAAAACAACTTCTGCACCTGATGATCCACTCCCTCTATTCAAACAAAGAGATTTTCCTGCGTGAGCTGATCTCCAACGCCTCCGATGCCGCCGACAAATTGCGCTTCCGCGCACTGTCTACGCCAGATCTGTATGAAGGCGATGGCGACCTGCGCGTGCGTATCTCGGTCGATAAGGACAATCGCACTCTGACCCTGAGCGACAACGGCATCGGTATGCGTCGTGATGAGGTGATTGAGAACCTCGGCACCATTGCTAAATCGGGCACCAAAGCGTTCCTCGAATCCATGGGCTCCGATCAGGCGAAAGACAGCCAGTTGATCGGCCAGTTTGGCGTGGGCTTCTACTCGGCCTTCATCGTGGCCGATAAAGTCACCGTGCGCACCCGTGCGGCCGGTGCTAAAGCCGATGAAGCGGTGTTCTGGGAATCAGCGGGTGAGGGTGAATATACCCTGGCTGAAATCGAGAAGGCCGATCGCGGTACCGAAATTACGCTGCACTTCCGCGCAGGCGAGGATGATTTCCTTGATGCATGGCGCGTGCGTAATGTGATCAGCAAATACTCCGATCACATCGCCTTGCCGGTTGAGATCGAAACCAAAGACGAAGAGAACGACACCACCACCTGGGAGAAGATCAACAAAGCCCAGGCGCTGTGGACGCGTAACAAGTCAGAAATCAGCGATGAAGAGTACAACGAGTTCTACAAACACATCGCCCATGATTTCAGCGACCCGGCGATCTGGAGCCACAACCGCGTAGAAGGTAAGCAGGAGTACACCAGCCTGCTGTATATTCCGCAGCGTGCGCCGTTCGACATGTTCAACCGCGACAGCAAGCACGGCCTGAAACTCTACGTGCAGCGCGTATTTATCATGGACGATGCCGAGCAGTTCATGCCGAACTATCTGCGCTTCGTGCGTGGCCTGATCGATTCCAACGATCTGCCGCTCAACGTCTCCCGTGAAATCCTGCAGGATAGCCGCGTGACACAAAGCCTGCGAGCCGCGCTGACCAAGCGTAGCCTGCAGATGCTGGAAAAACTGGCAAAGGATGATGCTGAGAAATATCAGCAGTTCTGGAAAGAGTTCGGTCTGGTGCTGAAAGAGGGCCCAGCAGAAGACAACACCAACCAGCAGGCGATTGCCAAGCTGCTGCGTTTTGCCACTACTCAGAGTGAAGGCGCAGAGCAGACTATTTCGCTCGAAGATTACCTGAGCCGTATGGTGGAAGGGCAGGAGAAGATTTACTACATCACCGCGGACAGCTATGCCGCCGCGAAGAGCAGCCCGCATCTGGAACTGTTCCGCAAAAAAGGCATCGAGGTATTGCTGCTGTCCGATCGTATCGACGAGTGGATGATGAGCTACCTGACCGAGTTCGACGGCAAGTCCTTCCAGTCTGTGAGCAAGGCGGATGAATCGCTGAGCAAACTGGCGGATGAAGAGACCGAAGAGCAGAAAGAAGCGGAAAAAGCGCTGGAGCCCTTTGTTGAGCGTGTGAAAACGTTGCTCGGCGAGCGCGTGAAAGAGGTGCGTCTGACGCATCGTCTGACCGACACCCCAGCGATTGTCACCACTGATGCCAATGAAATGACTACTCAGATGGCGAAGCTGTTTGCGGCGGCGGGTCAGGAAGTGCCGGATGTGAAGTACATCTTCGAGATCAACCCCGAGCATACGCTGGTGAAACGTGTGGCGGATACCCACGATGAGGCGCACTTTGCTGAATGGGTTGAGCTGTTGCTGGATCAGGCGTTGCTGGCAGAACGCGGCACGCTGGACGATCCGAACCAGTTTATACGTCGTATGAACCAGCTACTGACGGCGTAA
- the recR gene encoding recombination mediator RecR — MKTSPLLESLMESLRCLPGVGPKSAQRMAFQLLQRDRSGGMRLAQALTRAMSEIGHCADCRTFTEQEICTICANPRRQQNGQICVVESPADIHAIEQTGQFGGRYFVLMGHLSPLDGIGPQDIGLDRLEQRLERETLTEVILATNPTVEGEATANYIAELCGQYGVDASRIAHGVPVGGELEMVDGTTLSHSLAGRHKIKF; from the coding sequence ATGAAAACCAGTCCACTGCTTGAATCTTTGATGGAGTCACTGCGCTGCCTGCCGGGCGTTGGCCCGAAGTCGGCGCAGCGCATGGCTTTTCAGCTGTTGCAGCGCGATCGTAGCGGTGGCATGCGTCTGGCGCAGGCGTTGACCCGTGCCATGTCGGAAATCGGCCACTGCGCCGATTGCCGCACCTTCACCGAGCAGGAAATCTGCACCATTTGCGCCAATCCTCGTCGTCAACAAAACGGTCAGATTTGCGTGGTGGAAAGCCCTGCCGATATCCACGCCATTGAGCAGACCGGCCAGTTTGGCGGCCGCTACTTTGTGCTGATGGGCCATTTGTCACCCTTGGATGGCATTGGTCCGCAGGACATTGGCCTGGATCGGCTGGAGCAGCGGCTGGAGCGTGAAACCCTGACGGAAGTCATCCTCGCCACCAACCCGACGGTGGAAGGGGAAGCCACAGCTAACTACATCGCTGAACTGTGCGGACAATATGGCGTTGATGCCAGCCGCATCGCGCACGGTGTGCCAGTGGGCGGTGAGTTGGAAATGGTCGATGGCACCACGCTGTCGCACTCGCTTGCCGGACGTCACAAGATTAAATTCTAA
- a CDS encoding YbaB/EbfC family nucleoid-associated protein, which produces MFGKGGLGNLMKQAQQMQDKMAKVQEEIAALEVTGESGAGLVKVTINGAHNCRRVEVDPSLLEDDKDMLEDLIAAAFNDAARRIDETQKEKMASVSSGMQLPPGFKMPF; this is translated from the coding sequence ATGTTTGGTAAAGGCGGATTGGGCAACCTGATGAAGCAGGCCCAGCAGATGCAAGACAAAATGGCCAAAGTTCAGGAAGAGATCGCCGCGCTGGAAGTGACCGGTGAATCAGGTGCTGGCTTGGTGAAAGTGACCATCAATGGCGCACACAACTGCCGCCGTGTCGAAGTCGATCCTAGCTTGCTGGAAGATGACAAAGACATGCTGGAAGATTTGATCGCAGCTGCGTTTAACGATGCGGCACGTCGCATCGACGAAACGCAGAAAGAGAAGATGGCGTCAGTCTCTTCTGGCATGCAGCTGCCACCTGGCTTCAAGATGCCGTTCTGA